The DNA sequence AGGAAACCGTGCACAAGCTTGCTTCTTTGTTACTCGTCTTTCTCGGTGGTAGTTATATAATATTGTTCCTAATGGGAAAGGGTAGTCACGCGCATAACCACAACCAGCCAATGGAAAAAATGGCTGTGGCAGGACTTGTACTGGTTCCAGCACTATCTCCTTGTGCAACTACTCTTCCAGTGTTTCTTGCTGTTGGGAACTCATACTCTATGATGGTGATTGCCATAATCGTACTTCTCTTCAGGTATTACGTACTATTAGATAATTTTTTGTGCAgtttaatcataaaattttattttgctgTAAAACAACAATATTGGATCGTAAATTGTGGCTTATGAATCTCAGTTTGAGTTAGGATCCTTCTGCAACATCCCTATGCTTTTAATGGTTTCAAGACATGCGGAGCCGAACAACAGATCCCATTCCATATACCCGTCCATATAAGAACACAGAACCTAGTTTAGATTTTGTCGTTTGCCCGTAGCATTGTAGGAATAAATTGTTAAGACAGCAAAATACTGCATCATACTGTAAGCCACTGCATTAAAAGCATAAAGGAAATTCAATTGAGTTCCCATCTTCTCCAACCGTTTTTTCACCGATATTTTAGCATGTACACATTACACAAGacatataatcataattttttttttgtataaTCCCGCCTTTTCTAGATGTATGAAACATGTGCATGTCATCCTTCCTTCAGTTTTTGTGATTGCATTACTTAAAAGTAACTGACTTCCTTAATAATATTGGATTTGCAGCACTATCACTGTGATGACTTCACTGGTGGCTCTCTCATTTTACGGTGCAAGTCAGCTTAAGTTTCACTGGGTGGAGCGCTATGACAAGCTTTTGGTGGGTTCAGTGCTATGTCTAGTTGGCATTTTGACGCTCATCTTTCACGATCACGATCATGACCATGCTCATGGAGATAATTCATTGCAGCTGAACAGGAAACTAATAAGTCTGTGAAGATCATATCGGATAGCCGGGATTATGATTTGAGAAGACAACAAGAGTGCTAATCTGCTCCCAGTATCCCACCCAAACTTCGCAGGACAGTATTTTACATCAGAAATCTGGTTTGCTTAGCTCCTGGGCAGTAGTTTCTGTTTGCTTTTGCGTGTTTTCTTGATCAGGCTCCAAGTAACTGATATTGGAAGAATGCTTATAATGTTAGCGAAGATTAATTGTTGTATATCACATGACATGAACCATGTACTGGCTTTGCTACATATATTATGGGGTTCTTTTGTAATTATGTAGtataaatatttatttcagaATAATCTTTGTTTTATCATTATATATAAACATTGCAGTCCTATGTATTTTCATTTAGACATGCTAATATTTTTGGGGAGATTTACCAGTAGTATTTGCTTTGAATTCTCTGTTTatcatgtttatatatatatatgcttcAAATATTAtgttatttaatttttattaaacaaaagtttaatataatatatattcaCTAGTTTAATAAACCGTGCTTCCGCCCCATCTTCTCCTTTACCTTTATATAATCTCTTGTATATATAATAGCCCAACAAGGGTAtaatttcatgagattaaaaagtctcgttaaaaagactaaattacccatgtttttaataattatatataaaatatgtgGTTCTTGGCAATCGAATTCAGGTTATTTCAATCAATTATACAACCTCTTACCCCTACACCATATTCTCACCATATTCTCACatgtgttttttatcatacacataatatgtaagtgtgctaaatgaatattttatttaactttaaagatattTACTTGAATTACGCAAAAAAAtatagttagttgaatatttgtacagttaattttaaaaaattgaattcaGATATAAAATgaggcatagtacataaatgaattattatcttatttattaatcattttttaatttaaaaatatatttcatatattttaacatattttttattataaaaagtaattaaaatgtacatatataattttttttaaaaaatattgaaaataaaatcatttatatataaataatttataccggtattacatatttagataagttcgaattataatgagtcaatgcattttagaacttgacccattgttcaaaaaatactcgaaatttcatgacccggccgaaaaatatcgccacattctacgtttagtaaatttaaattacaagctcggcgagaatatcttaccaataatgtgaatttttttaatatcttgtgttaatataaattaatgtgtttgaggtttTTATAGgagtcaattgattatttatattaaaattacaaACTTCACTGGTAAcatattattatttttgggatttgtcctgattttaagaatatttgaaatttgaaattagatatcacgagatttgttaaaactataATGATAtactatgttagatatatttgataatgtcatggctaatatgttttatgtttagctttcagatcttacgtgaacaggataaatcaatacttaactgttgatcagtacttatactggaagtcaggacttaaggatatcagtacttatattatcaggagataatcatcagaagatagatatcagaacttaagtgctgaagaacaatcagataaggacagtagctgattaaagaaaagaagatcgagataaacataagaagagatatgcatgaagaaggaattccgtgaagaatggaatacttggaagaaaagatatctgattgatatattttaggaagcagaattatattccatatcaattagcgattatcttgtaactgtgtagtatataaacacagacatagggtttacactataagtgttatcattattagaaaagattattcattgtaaccctagcagctctcgtgatatttgttcatcactgagaggtaacagttccatactgtaacagagtttattgtttcaataaaatttgttttctgttacttaagttcttaaagttcgatttgagtgtactatacactgtattcaccccctctacagtgtgtgtgtgatctaacaattggtatcagagcctatctgttaacttacatacagttaaagatccaaacacaatcatgtcggacacagaaactccaactaagcctaccac is a window from the Apium graveolens cultivar Ventura chromosome 1, ASM990537v1, whole genome shotgun sequence genome containing:
- the LOC141668927 gene encoding uncharacterized protein LOC141668927, with translation MDSGGLSAGDLSTIGGIATVSLLHSFIPTHWLPFSIVGRAQKWTLSRTLLVTAFGAVLHVISTSLLGITAITISNTIAGEETVHKLASLLLVFLGGSYIILFLMGKGSHAHNHNQPMEKMAVAGLVLVPALSPCATTLPVFLAVGNSYSMMVIAIIVLLFSTITVMTSLVALSFYGASQLKFHWVERYDKLLVGSVLCLVGILTLIFHDHDHDHAHGDNSLQLNRKLISL